A region of Tolypothrix sp. NIES-4075 DNA encodes the following proteins:
- a CDS encoding catalase — MKLFTEYPEKDETKYCALMSELVKKNMDNLYGGEKKKTAKRDTHSKTHAAVQGTLEIFDFDEAAIKQELSKRASLTSDQLSAISLKQGLFAKPKQYPVWLRFASGAFSVENDYKGDTRSMAIKVMGVEGERLPQSHELKTQDIIVHNTEFFFIRTIKDFYGFFLQVYRAKLSPFLIPFILLWKKLHPYEISLLETSFKRFPKTLLIERYWSASAYSLGLKPDFDPSQPGRVPVEYPVVIKFGFTPVSSQPPHQQLPLESRPESELQRAKEEGKEDNYYREDIIQALAKPDAEYCWDFQIQFQTSPEMSIDDTTIVWNEKESPFFTVGRLIVKHQKVDSPLENDFGENLSFSPANGLAVHRPVGAINRLRSIVYHIVADNRHEKRGVKYQEPTA, encoded by the coding sequence ATGAAACTATTTACCGAATATCCAGAAAAAGACGAAACTAAATATTGCGCTCTTATGAGTGAGCTAGTCAAAAAGAACATGGACAATCTTTACGGAGGTGAGAAGAAAAAAACTGCAAAGAGAGATACTCACTCAAAAACCCACGCTGCTGTTCAAGGAACTTTAGAAATCTTTGACTTTGATGAAGCAGCAATTAAGCAGGAATTGAGCAAACGCGCCTCATTAACTTCAGATCAACTTTCTGCCATTTCCCTAAAACAAGGTTTATTTGCCAAACCGAAACAATATCCGGTTTGGCTACGATTTGCTAGTGGTGCGTTTTCAGTAGAGAATGATTATAAAGGAGATACGCGCTCGATGGCTATAAAAGTGATGGGGGTAGAAGGAGAACGACTACCGCAAAGTCACGAGTTAAAAACCCAAGATATTATTGTCCACAATACCGAATTCTTTTTTATTAGAACCATCAAAGACTTCTACGGCTTTTTTTTGCAGGTTTATCGAGCAAAGCTGTCTCCGTTTCTTATACCGTTCATACTTTTATGGAAAAAGTTGCATCCCTACGAAATCTCACTTCTAGAAACGAGTTTTAAACGGTTTCCCAAAACTTTGCTCATAGAACGCTATTGGAGTGCTTCAGCTTATTCTTTGGGACTCAAACCTGATTTTGACCCATCACAACCAGGTCGAGTTCCTGTGGAATATCCGGTTGTGATAAAGTTTGGATTTACTCCAGTTTCCAGTCAACCACCTCATCAACAACTTCCTCTCGAATCCAGACCAGAAAGTGAGCTTCAACGTGCCAAAGAGGAAGGTAAAGAGGACAACTACTACCGAGAAGATATCATTCAAGCTTTAGCAAAGCCTGATGCTGAATACTGTTGGGACTTTCAAATCCAATTTCAAACTAGCCCAGAGATGTCGATTGATGATACCACCATTGTTTGGAATGAAAAGGAATCACCTTTCTTTACAGTTGGTCGTCTGATAGTTAAGCATCAGAAGGTTGATTCTCCCTTAGAAAATGACTTTGGAGAAAATCTCAGTTTTTCTCCTGCGAATGGTTTAGCAGTGCATCGTCCGGTCGGTGCAATCAATCGATTACGCAGCATTGTTTATCATATCGTTGCTGATAACCGTCACGAAAAACGAGGAGTCAAATATCAGGAACCAACTGCCTAA
- a CDS encoding homoserine dehydrogenase — protein sequence MGVKLGILGLGTVGTGTVQLLQDLNGRHPLLREIEIHRVGVRSLQLPRAVELAKNVLTTDLEAIVNDQAVDIVVELIGGLEPARSLILKAIENGKHVVTANKAAIARFGDEIFTAANKAGVYVMLEAAVGGGIPVIQPLKQSLSVNRIHTVTGIVNGTTNYILTRMQTEGSNFSDVLADAQKLGYAEADPTADVDGLDAADKIAILASLAFGGRIKLQDVYSEGIRQVSKTDIAYAEKLGFVIKLLAIAKTITPSPSSPPPLSVRVHPTLLPKEHPLASINGVYNAILVEGEPLKQVMFFGPGAGAGATASAVSSDILNLVAALKTSTASPNPLLGCAHQDYCQIVPMAELITRFYARFLTKDQPGVIGKLGTCFGTYGVSLESIVQTGFQGELAEIVVVTHDVREGNFRQALAEINTLEAIDSIPSLLRVL from the coding sequence GTGGGTGTGAAACTGGGAATACTAGGATTAGGCACGGTGGGGACGGGTACGGTGCAGTTGTTGCAAGATTTGAACGGACGTCACCCGTTGTTACGAGAGATAGAAATACATCGGGTAGGAGTACGATCGCTCCAATTACCCCGTGCTGTAGAATTAGCAAAAAATGTTTTGACTACAGATTTAGAGGCAATTGTCAATGACCAGGCGGTAGATATTGTTGTGGAATTGATTGGGGGATTAGAGCCGGCGCGATCGCTTATTTTGAAAGCGATTGAAAATGGTAAGCATGTTGTCACTGCCAACAAAGCAGCGATCGCTCGTTTTGGTGATGAAATTTTCACCGCTGCCAATAAAGCCGGGGTATATGTAATGCTAGAAGCCGCTGTTGGTGGCGGTATTCCAGTAATTCAACCTTTGAAGCAATCTTTAAGTGTGAATCGCATTCACACCGTCACAGGTATCGTAAACGGTACAACTAACTACATCCTCACGCGGATGCAAACCGAAGGTAGTAACTTTAGTGATGTTTTAGCTGATGCTCAAAAGTTGGGTTACGCTGAAGCTGACCCCACAGCGGATGTGGATGGCTTAGACGCAGCAGATAAAATTGCCATCCTCGCATCATTAGCTTTCGGTGGACGGATTAAGTTGCAAGACGTTTATAGTGAAGGAATTCGGCAAGTTAGTAAAACAGATATTGCCTACGCCGAGAAATTGGGATTTGTGATTAAATTGTTGGCGATCGCCAAAACAATCACCCCTTCCCCCTCCTCCCCCCCTCCCCTCTCCGTCAGAGTTCATCCCACCTTATTACCCAAAGAACATCCATTAGCCAGCATTAACGGCGTTTATAACGCTATTCTCGTTGAAGGCGAACCTCTAAAACAGGTGATGTTTTTTGGTCCTGGTGCTGGTGCTGGAGCAACAGCCAGTGCAGTATCCTCAGATATATTAAATTTAGTTGCGGCTCTCAAAACCAGTACAGCTAGCCCAAATCCCCTGTTAGGTTGCGCTCATCAAGATTACTGCCAAATTGTGCCAATGGCAGAACTAATTACCCGATTTTACGCTCGTTTCCTCACAAAAGACCAACCCGGAGTAATCGGTAAATTGGGCACTTGCTTTGGCACGTATGGTGTCAGCTTAGAGTCAATTGTGCAAACAGGTTTTCAAGGAGAACTAGCAGAAATTGTTGTAGTCACCCACGATGTACGCGAAGGCAATTTTCGGCAAGCATTGGCAGAAATTAACACCTTAGAAGCGATAGACAGCATTCCTAGTTTGCTGCGAGTGCTGTGA
- the petH gene encoding ferredoxin--NADP reductase, with the protein MYNLGALEATANEESGSRIFLYEVVGLRQSEETDQTNYPIRKSGSVFIRVPYNRMNQEMRRLTRLGGKIVSIQPVSAIELNGKSPSESVDEVVNNATSESVDEVVNNATTDETANIKGNGQATPVKANSEVKGFGKSLNSEQEQPKKDKKGNTMTQAKAKHADVPVNTYRPNAPFVGKCISNEPLVKENGIGIVQHIKFDLSESNLKYLEGQSIGIIPPGVDKNGKPEKLRLYSIASTRHGDDVDDKTVSLCVRQLEYKHPETNETVYGVCSTHLCFLKPGDEVKITGPVGKEMLLPDDTDAKVIMMATGTGIAPMRAYLWRMFKDAEKAANQDYQFNGFAWLIFGVPTTPNLLYKEELEEMEQKYPENFRLTCAISREQKNPQGGRMYIQDRVAEHADELWKLIKEEKTHTYICGLRGMEEGIDAALSAAAAKEGVNWTDYQKQIKKAGRWHVETY; encoded by the coding sequence ATGTACAATCTAGGTGCCCTTGAGGCTACTGCCAATGAAGAATCAGGTAGCCGCATCTTCCTCTACGAAGTGGTGGGTCTACGTCAGAGTGAAGAAACCGATCAAACGAACTACCCAATTCGTAAAAGTGGCAGTGTCTTCATCAGAGTGCCTTACAACCGCATGAATCAAGAAATGCGACGGCTCACTCGCTTAGGCGGCAAAATTGTTAGTATCCAACCAGTAAGTGCTATTGAACTTAATGGTAAATCTCCATCTGAAAGTGTAGACGAAGTAGTTAACAACGCCACTTCTGAAAGTGTAGACGAAGTAGTTAACAACGCCACTACTGATGAGACTGCTAACATTAAAGGAAATGGTCAAGCCACACCTGTAAAAGCTAACAGTGAAGTGAAAGGCTTCGGCAAATCACTCAACTCTGAGCAAGAACAGCCCAAAAAGGACAAAAAAGGCAACACCATGACTCAAGCGAAAGCCAAGCACGCTGATGTTCCCGTGAACACTTACCGTCCCAATGCTCCTTTTGTTGGGAAATGTATTTCTAATGAACCGTTAGTTAAAGAAAACGGGATTGGTATTGTTCAACACATCAAATTTGACCTCTCTGAAAGTAATTTAAAGTATCTAGAAGGTCAAAGTATTGGTATTATCCCACCAGGAGTAGATAAGAACGGTAAGCCCGAAAAACTCAGACTATATTCGATCGCCTCGACTCGTCATGGCGATGATGTAGATGATAAAACAGTATCGCTGTGCGTCCGTCAGTTGGAGTACAAGCACCCAGAAACTAACGAAACAGTTTACGGTGTTTGTTCAACTCATCTGTGTTTCCTCAAGCCAGGGGACGAAGTGAAAATCACAGGTCCTGTGGGTAAAGAAATGTTATTACCCGATGACACAGATGCCAAAGTGATCATGATGGCGACAGGAACCGGTATCGCACCAATGCGGGCTTATCTGTGGCGGATGTTTAAGGATGCAGAAAAAGCCGCTAACCAAGATTACCAGTTTAACGGATTCGCTTGGTTAATATTTGGCGTTCCCACAACTCCAAACCTTCTATACAAGGAAGAATTGGAAGAAATGGAACAAAAGTATCCAGAAAATTTCCGCTTAACTTGCGCTATCAGCCGCGAACAGAAAAACCCCCAAGGTGGGAGAATGTACATCCAAGACCGGGTGGCAGAACACGCGGATGAATTGTGGAAGCTGATTAAAGAAGAAAAAACTCATACATACATCTGCGGTTTGCGGGGTATGGAAGAAGGTATCGATGCGGCGCTGAGTGCTGCTGCTGCTAAGGAAGGTGTAAACTGGACTGATTACCAAAAGCAAATCAAGAAAGCCGGTCGCTGGCACGTAGAAACCTATTAA
- a CDS encoding phosphoribulokinase: protein MTSKPERVVLIGVAGDSGCGKSTFLRRLIDLFGEELMTVICLDDYHCLDRKQRKETGITALDPRANNFDLMYEQIKALKEGKAIDKPIYNHETGLLDPPERIEPNHILVIEGLHPLYDERVRSLIDFSVYFDISDEVKIAWKIQRDMAERGHRYEDVLAQINSRKPDFEKFIEPQREFADIVLQVLPTNLIKEDKERKVLRVRMLQREDKQGFEPTYLFDEGSTIQWTPCGRKLTCSYPGMQLYYGSDVYYGRYVSVLEVDGQFDNLEEVIYIETHLSKTSTKYEGEMTHLLLQHREYPGSNNGTGLFQVLTGLKMRAAYERLTAKEAKLATAQV from the coding sequence ATGACAAGTAAGCCGGAACGCGTGGTATTGATTGGAGTAGCTGGAGACTCCGGATGCGGTAAATCGACATTTTTGCGTCGTTTAATAGATTTGTTTGGTGAAGAATTAATGACAGTTATCTGTTTGGATGACTATCATTGCTTGGATCGCAAACAGCGCAAAGAAACAGGGATAACAGCACTTGACCCTAGGGCAAACAATTTTGACCTGATGTATGAGCAAATAAAAGCGCTCAAAGAAGGTAAAGCAATTGATAAGCCGATTTACAACCACGAAACCGGTTTGCTCGATCCCCCAGAAAGGATAGAGCCGAATCACATTCTAGTGATTGAAGGGTTGCATCCTTTATATGATGAGCGAGTGCGATCGCTAATTGACTTTAGCGTATATTTCGACATCAGCGATGAAGTTAAAATTGCCTGGAAAATCCAGCGTGACATGGCAGAACGCGGTCATCGCTACGAAGATGTTTTAGCGCAAATCAATTCCCGCAAACCTGACTTTGAGAAGTTTATCGAACCCCAAAGAGAATTTGCTGATATAGTTCTTCAGGTATTACCGACCAACCTAATTAAAGAAGACAAAGAGCGCAAAGTACTGCGGGTACGTATGCTTCAACGCGAAGATAAGCAAGGCTTTGAGCCAACTTACCTATTCGATGAAGGATCAACCATCCAGTGGACTCCTTGCGGACGTAAGCTTACCTGTTCATACCCAGGTATGCAATTGTACTACGGTTCAGATGTTTACTACGGTCGTTACGTGTCCGTACTAGAAGTGGATGGTCAATTTGACAACTTAGAAGAAGTCATTTACATCGAAACTCACCTCAGCAAAACATCTACCAAATACGAGGGTGAAATGACTCACTTGCTACTCCAGCACCGTGAGTATCCTGGTTCCAATAATGGTACTGGTTTATTCCAAGTGCTTACAGGTTTGAAAATGCGTGCCGCTTATGAGCGATTGACAGCCAAAGAAGCAAAGCTAGCAACAGCTCAAGTTTAA
- the metK gene encoding methionine adenosyltransferase: MSRRYLFTSESVTEGHPDKICDQISDTILDALLAQDPSSRVAAEVVVNTGLVLITGEITTKANVNFVNLARKKIAEIGYTHADNGFCANSASVLVALDEQSPDIAQGVNTAQETRQENSDELFDKTGAGDQGIMFGFACNETPELMPLPISLAHRIARRLAAVRKTGDLPYLRPDGKTQVTIVYEDGRPVGIDTILISTQHTATIGEITDEAAVQAKIKQDLWTAVVEPVFGDINIKPDEETRFLVNPTGKFVVGGPQGDSGLTGRKIIVDTYGGYSRHGGGAFSGKDPTKVDRSAAYACRYAAKNIVAAELAEKCEVQLSYAIGVARPVSIFVDTFGTGKVDDEILLELVKQHFELRPLGIIHSFNLRNQPSERGGRFYQDIAAYGHLGRTDLDLPWERTDKAELLKQAANSSLSAAMSKALT; this comes from the coding sequence TTGTCTCGTCGCTATTTATTTACCTCCGAGTCTGTTACCGAAGGTCATCCAGATAAAATCTGCGATCAGATTTCTGATACGATTTTGGATGCTCTACTTGCACAAGACCCCAGTAGCCGTGTTGCTGCTGAAGTTGTGGTTAACACTGGCTTGGTGTTAATCACTGGTGAAATAACGACCAAAGCGAATGTCAATTTCGTCAATCTCGCCAGAAAGAAGATTGCCGAAATTGGCTATACCCATGCTGATAACGGCTTTTGCGCCAACAGCGCCAGCGTCTTGGTAGCATTGGACGAACAATCGCCTGACATTGCCCAAGGTGTCAATACTGCCCAAGAAACCCGCCAAGAGAATAGTGATGAACTATTCGATAAAACTGGTGCTGGCGACCAAGGTATCATGTTCGGCTTCGCTTGCAACGAAACACCAGAACTGATGCCGTTGCCTATTAGTTTGGCACACCGCATTGCTCGCCGATTGGCAGCAGTCCGCAAAACAGGCGATTTACCTTACCTGCGTCCTGATGGCAAAACTCAAGTCACCATCGTCTACGAAGACGGACGCCCGGTAGGTATTGACACTATTTTGATTTCCACCCAACATACAGCCACTATTGGGGAAATCACCGATGAAGCTGCGGTACAAGCCAAAATTAAACAAGACCTTTGGACAGCAGTAGTCGAACCTGTTTTTGGCGACATCAACATTAAGCCGGATGAGGAAACACGCTTTTTAGTCAACCCTACCGGTAAATTTGTTGTTGGTGGTCCTCAGGGTGACTCCGGCTTGACTGGACGCAAAATCATCGTTGATACCTACGGTGGTTACTCGCGTCATGGTGGTGGTGCTTTCTCTGGCAAAGACCCCACGAAAGTAGACCGCAGTGCTGCTTATGCTTGTCGCTATGCGGCGAAAAATATTGTCGCCGCAGAATTGGCAGAAAAATGTGAAGTCCAGTTAAGTTATGCCATTGGCGTAGCGCGACCGGTCAGCATTTTTGTGGATACCTTTGGTACAGGCAAAGTAGATGACGAAATTTTGCTGGAATTAGTCAAACAGCACTTTGAACTGCGTCCTTTGGGGATTATCCATAGCTTCAACTTACGCAACCAACCAAGTGAAAGAGGCGGACGTTTTTATCAGGACATCGCGGCTTACGGTCATTTGGGACGGACTGATTTAGATTTGCCTTGGGAACGTACTGACAAGGCAGAATTGTTGAAGCAAGCCGCAAATAGTTCACTTTCGGCAGCGATGTCGAAGGCACTCACCTAG
- a CDS encoding sensor histidine kinase gives MDELPTIEFPSRGKLKASSWRIHQKIGYGYFLAIGIGFFGSLTGLVIANYYRGQGIIQLNQAHHQGQLLSDYQDAVVGAQLYSSNLVAVVGEKERLDATNNKFLESVGKAKKLKPEILNFIESKPKKLASRQESLQALFEEYATSLDAYVEEIKPILEQIDKPQVQPKELSTAQEKLLEVMRGEKAARLDQLSQRLANILQSAQEKEDKSTEDVEEAKKVERFIVILSMLVSVAIAAIIAWRTSRAIAEPVIVVTQVAEQVARKSNFDLRAPITTEDEIGLLAKSLNHLIERVSVRTKQLEQAKELAEAASKAKSQFLANVSHELRTPLNAVIGLSQLLQDDAVDLGVTGDFITDLETINSAGRHLLELINDILDLSKIEAGKMTLYPETFEIATLINNVVSTVKPAVEKNGNSFELDYDRELGTMYADQTRLRQVLLNLLSNAAKFTTNGKVTLAIKRDKEHLLPYAPLGMITFTVADTGIGMTENQQGQLFQPFTQGDTSTTKKYGGTGLGLAISRHFCLMMGGEITVKSEPGLGTVFTVRLPLTEKE, from the coding sequence ATGGATGAACTCCCTACTATAGAATTTCCCTCAAGAGGGAAACTTAAAGCAAGCTCATGGCGCATCCATCAAAAAATTGGCTATGGGTACTTTCTGGCAATTGGGATTGGCTTTTTCGGTTCGCTTACCGGATTGGTAATCGCTAATTACTATCGGGGACAAGGAATTATCCAATTAAATCAGGCTCACCACCAAGGACAACTACTGTCTGATTATCAAGATGCGGTAGTAGGAGCGCAATTATATAGCTCAAATTTGGTTGCTGTGGTGGGAGAAAAAGAACGATTAGATGCCACAAACAATAAATTTCTTGAAAGTGTTGGCAAAGCAAAGAAATTAAAGCCAGAAATTCTCAATTTTATAGAAAGCAAACCGAAGAAATTAGCTTCACGTCAGGAAAGTTTGCAGGCTTTATTCGAGGAATACGCAACTAGCTTAGATGCATATGTTGAGGAAATAAAGCCAATTTTGGAGCAAATTGACAAGCCGCAAGTGCAACCAAAGGAACTTTCTACAGCCCAAGAAAAATTGCTAGAAGTTATGCGTGGTGAAAAAGCCGCACGGCTAGATCAGCTTTCTCAAAGATTGGCTAACATTTTGCAAAGTGCCCAAGAGAAAGAGGATAAAAGCACAGAAGATGTAGAAGAGGCGAAAAAAGTTGAGAGATTTATCGTAATCCTCAGCATGTTAGTGTCAGTGGCGATCGCCGCTATTATCGCATGGCGAACTTCCAGAGCGATCGCTGAACCTGTAATCGTTGTCACTCAAGTTGCCGAACAGGTGGCAAGAAAATCTAATTTCGATTTGCGAGCTCCCATCACTACTGAAGATGAAATTGGCTTGTTAGCTAAATCTCTCAATCATCTGATTGAGCGCGTATCTGTGCGTACTAAACAACTAGAACAAGCTAAAGAACTCGCAGAAGCTGCTAGCAAGGCAAAAAGCCAATTTTTGGCAAATGTCAGTCACGAGTTACGCACACCATTAAATGCTGTTATCGGCTTAAGCCAACTTTTGCAAGATGATGCGGTTGATTTAGGTGTAACCGGCGACTTTATCACAGATTTGGAAACAATCAACTCCGCAGGTAGACATTTACTCGAACTAATTAACGACATCCTCGATTTGTCGAAAATAGAAGCCGGGAAAATGACTCTTTATCCAGAGACGTTTGAAATCGCAACGCTGATTAATAACGTTGTGTCAACAGTCAAGCCGGCGGTGGAAAAAAATGGCAATAGTTTTGAACTCGATTACGATCGCGAACTTGGCACGATGTACGCCGATCAAACTAGGCTACGGCAAGTGCTGTTAAACTTGTTGAGTAATGCCGCTAAGTTTACCACCAACGGCAAGGTGACGCTGGCTATTAAAAGAGATAAGGAACATTTATTACCATACGCACCTTTGGGCATGATTACTTTCACCGTTGCCGATACAGGCATCGGCATGACTGAAAATCAACAGGGGCAATTATTTCAACCTTTTACTCAAGGCGATACTTCAACGACAAAAAAGTATGGCGGTACTGGATTGGGATTGGCAATTAGTCGCCATTTTTGCTTAATGATGGGTGGTGAAATTACTGTGAAAAGTGAGCCGGGACTTGGTACTGTTTTTACTGTGCGTCTGCCACTTACTGAAAAAGAATAG
- the pcrA gene encoding DNA helicase PcrA produces MTTTIDFLSHLNPSQRQAVEHFCGPLLVVAGAGSGKTRALTYRIANLILKHRVDPENILAVTFTNKAAREMKERIQKLFAEQLAMSEYGERFDLLTEYQQIELKSKVYRIYIKDLWCGTFHSLFSRILRFDIEKYQDEKGRRWNRNFSIFDDSDSQSIVKEIVTKQLNLDEKKFEPRSVRYAISNAKNQGLSPQEFERENPKYWGRVVAEVYSCYQDKLAQNNALDFDDLILIPVKLFQQNEQVLGYWHRKFRHILVDEYQDTNRTQYDLIRLLVTNGENSKNNWDWGDRSVFVVGDADQSIYSFRMADFTILLEFQQDFGDSLPDEDTRTMVKLEENYRSCENILEAANQLIENNTQRIDKILKPTRGAGEQIYCHKADDEIAEAAFVINQIRTLERQNPEVNWGNFAILYRTNAQSRPFEEALVRAGIPYTIVGGLKFYDRKEIKDVLSYLKAIANPSDTLSLLRVINTPRRGIGKATIDALVNAAQQLGTTLWEILIDETSVNTLAGRSAKAVNNFAQMIRKLQEQISTVPVSEIVEKLLEASGYVQDLQNQGTEEADNRLLNVKELYNAVLQFEEENEDVSLGAFLESTSLSSDLDNLKEGQKAVSLMTLHSSKGLEFPVVFLVGLEQGLFPNYRSLDNPTALEEERRLCYVGITRAQERLYLSHARERRLYGNREPAVRSQFLNELPEELLTSAHQIKQSFTKTASVSPGKQQNIQNWQVGDRVLHKSFGIGEITHVFGSGNKISVAIKFTSLGQKIIDPRVAQLQRVE; encoded by the coding sequence ATGACAACAACAATTGATTTTCTCAGTCACCTTAACCCATCCCAACGTCAAGCCGTAGAACACTTTTGCGGTCCGCTGCTAGTTGTTGCTGGTGCCGGTTCGGGTAAAACACGAGCGCTGACTTATCGCATTGCTAATCTGATTCTCAAACACCGTGTCGATCCAGAAAATATCCTAGCGGTTACTTTCACTAACAAAGCTGCACGGGAAATGAAAGAGCGGATTCAGAAGCTTTTTGCCGAACAGTTAGCGATGTCAGAATACGGTGAGCGTTTTGATTTGTTAACAGAATACCAACAAATTGAACTAAAGTCAAAAGTTTATCGCATCTACATCAAAGACTTGTGGTGTGGAACTTTCCACAGTTTATTTTCTCGCATTCTCCGGTTTGATATCGAAAAATATCAAGATGAAAAAGGACGGCGTTGGAATCGCAATTTCTCGATTTTTGATGACTCTGACTCTCAAAGTATTGTAAAAGAAATCGTCACCAAGCAGTTAAATTTAGATGAGAAGAAATTTGAACCGCGTTCGGTGCGATACGCTATTAGTAATGCGAAAAATCAAGGTTTATCGCCTCAAGAATTTGAAAGAGAGAACCCTAAATATTGGGGCAGAGTCGTTGCTGAAGTTTATAGTTGCTATCAAGATAAATTAGCCCAAAATAACGCTCTTGATTTTGATGATTTAATTTTAATTCCTGTCAAACTGTTTCAGCAAAACGAACAAGTATTAGGTTATTGGCATCGCAAATTCCGCCATATCCTTGTAGATGAATATCAAGATACTAACCGCACTCAGTACGACCTGATTCGCTTGTTGGTAACGAACGGCGAAAATAGCAAAAATAATTGGGATTGGGGCGATCGCTCGGTTTTTGTGGTCGGTGATGCAGATCAATCAATCTATTCTTTTAGAATGGCTGATTTTACCATATTACTTGAGTTTCAGCAAGACTTTGGTGATAGTTTGCCCGATGAAGATACCCGCACAATGGTAAAATTAGAAGAAAATTATCGTTCGTGCGAAAATATTCTGGAAGCTGCGAACCAACTAATAGAAAATAACACCCAACGAATTGATAAAATTCTCAAACCGACACGGGGAGCAGGTGAACAAATTTATTGTCACAAAGCAGATGATGAAATCGCTGAAGCCGCATTTGTAATTAATCAAATTCGCACTTTAGAAAGGCAAAATCCCGAAGTTAATTGGGGTAACTTTGCTATACTTTATCGCACTAACGCTCAATCTCGTCCTTTTGAAGAAGCTTTAGTGCGAGCGGGAATACCTTATACAATTGTTGGAGGATTGAAATTTTACGATCGCAAAGAAATTAAAGATGTATTAAGTTATTTAAAGGCGATCGCAAACCCATCGGATACTCTAAGTTTGTTACGAGTTATTAACACTCCTCGACGCGGTATTGGTAAAGCTACCATCGACGCTTTGGTTAACGCAGCTCAACAATTAGGCACGACATTGTGGGAAATACTTATTGATGAGACATCAGTTAATACATTAGCTGGACGTTCTGCAAAAGCTGTAAATAACTTTGCTCAAATGATTCGCAAATTGCAAGAACAAATCAGCACAGTTCCTGTTTCCGAGATTGTAGAAAAATTGCTAGAAGCTTCTGGTTACGTTCAAGATTTGCAAAATCAAGGTACAGAAGAAGCTGACAACCGCTTGCTAAACGTTAAAGAACTTTATAACGCAGTGCTGCAATTTGAAGAAGAAAACGAAGATGTTTCTTTAGGTGCTTTTTTGGAAAGTACTTCTTTGAGTTCGGATTTGGATAACTTAAAAGAAGGACAAAAAGCCGTTTCTTTGATGACTTTACATTCTTCTAAAGGATTAGAGTTTCCCGTTGTGTTTTTGGTGGGATTGGAACAGGGATTATTTCCTAACTATCGTTCTTTAGATAATCCCACAGCTTTAGAAGAAGAACGTCGCTTGTGTTATGTGGGTATTACTCGTGCCCAAGAGCGGTTATATTTATCACATGCTCGCGAACGTCGTTTGTATGGAAATAGAGAACCAGCAGTGCGATCGCAGTTTCTCAACGAATTACCAGAAGAATTACTCACCAGCGCTCATCAGATCAAGCAAAGTTTCACCAAAACTGCTTCTGTGTCACCTGGAAAACAACAAAATATACAAAATTGGCAAGTAGGCGATCGCGTCTTACATAAAAGTTTTGGCATTGGTGAAATCACTCATGTATTTGGTTCAGGTAATAAAATATCTGTAGCAATTAAATTCACCAGTCTCGGTCAAAAAATAATTGACCCCAGAGTAGCGCAATTACAACGAGTCGAGTAG
- a CDS encoding EamA family transporter: protein MSWLAIALVLLSAAIHATWNLLAHSQKFNGAMFLRISLIIGLFGFIPVVMGELRGDKFPLSVWGWALLTGFLQCFYYLGLTMGYRLGNFSVVYPIGRALPILFLALIDVSRGRVLSSLGWLGITLVIIGCMIAPLKSLKTVKLSDYWNKATVWILIIMFSTVAYTTVDKLAAELIPTGAGAAARYSVLQSIFTIPFLWVALKLRGEPIEEQKGLADWKWSILFALFVFGSYWFHISRKK from the coding sequence ATGTCTTGGTTGGCGATCGCCCTTGTCTTATTGTCCGCTGCCATCCATGCCACTTGGAACCTTTTGGCACATTCCCAAAAATTTAATGGTGCAATGTTTCTCCGCATTTCTTTAATCATCGGTCTATTTGGTTTTATACCAGTAGTGATGGGAGAATTGCGGGGAGATAAATTTCCCTTGTCTGTTTGGGGTTGGGCACTACTGACAGGTTTTTTACAATGCTTCTATTATCTTGGTTTGACAATGGGCTACCGCCTCGGTAATTTCAGCGTCGTCTACCCTATCGGTCGTGCTTTACCTATTTTGTTTCTGGCATTAATTGATGTTAGCCGGGGGCGGGTACTCTCCTCTCTTGGTTGGTTGGGGATTACCCTAGTGATTATCGGTTGTATGATAGCGCCACTAAAATCTTTAAAAACCGTGAAGTTAAGCGACTACTGGAATAAAGCAACTGTTTGGATTTTAATTATTATGTTTTCTACAGTCGCCTACACCACAGTAGACAAGTTAGCTGCCGAACTAATACCTACTGGTGCAGGGGCAGCTGCTCGCTATAGTGTCCTACAATCTATCTTTACCATACCCTTCCTTTGGGTCGCGCTGAAACTTAGGGGGGAACCGATAGAAGAACAGAAGGGATTGGCTGATTGGAAATGGTCTATATTATTTGCCCTATTTGTTTTTGGTTCCTACTGGTTTCATATTTCTCGGAAGAAATAG